From the Primulina tabacum isolate GXHZ01 chromosome 15, ASM2559414v2, whole genome shotgun sequence genome, one window contains:
- the LOC142527882 gene encoding protein S40-5-like, with translation MAKGRKLTTSGSERYLGSFGSSNGQETFDGAPELGEDEVWSLVDNTANGNDHSPEREWSNSGASTESNGTFSIYSSRRPPPPVSHRQVGGLSLAFDDSNTSSSPRVVHQFRAQDIESPRVRHVATSAPVNVPDWSKIYRVNSVQSPHEWEDDFNDNDLEVVPPHEYLAREYRRSRNAAANSVFEGVGRTLKGRDLSRVRDGVWSRTGFDG, from the coding sequence ATGGCAAAGGGCCGGAAATTAACGACCAGTGGCAGCGAAAGGTATTTAGGAAGTTTTGGATCGAGTAACGGCCAAGAGACGTTTGATGGTGCGCCGGAGCTGGGGGAAGACGAGGTTTGGTCTTTGGTGGATAACACAGCCAACGGGAATGATCACTCTCCCGAGCGAGAGTGGTCCAACTCAGGCGCCTCCACGGAAAGCAACGGGACCTTCAGTATATACAGTAGCCGCCGCCCACCACCACCGGTATCCCACCGCCAGGTCGGTGGTTTGTCGTTGGCTTTTGATGATTCCAACACCTCGTCGTCGCCGAGGGTTGTCCACCAATTCCGAGCTCAAGACATAGAATCTCCACGTGTTCGCCACGTAGCAACGTCAGCACCAGTGAACGTACCCGATTGGTCCAAAATTTATCGGGTTAACTCAGTCCAGTCACCGCATGAATGGGAAGACGATTTCAACGATAATGATCTGGAGGTTGTTCCGCCGCATGAATATCTGGCGCGTGAGTACAGACGCAGCAGGAATGCTGCAGCCAATTCGGTGTTCGAGGGTGTGGGGCGAACCCTTAAGGGCCGGGACCTTAGCCGTGTCAGGGATGGGGTGTGGAGTCGGACCGGGTTCGATGGGtga
- the LOC142526854 gene encoding protein DETOXIFICATION 40-like translates to MEHGTKDELHQPTLTSIHPPYSPVSHSGSDLEKLLLDTDSPLLERYRKATWIELKLLFKLSAPAVMMYLVNNAMSVSTRIFSGQLGNLQFAAACLGNQGIQLFAYGLLLGMGSAVETLCGQAFGARRYEMLGVYLQRATVVLMLFSLPITLVYVFSRQLLLLIGESERVSMLASLFVYGLIPQIFAYAVNFPIQKFLQAQSIVGPSALISLSTLCFHLLLSWIAAYKIGMGLLGASLVLSLSWWIIVFAQFVYIVNSKRCEATWSGFKWEAFTGLWEFVKLSMASAVMLCLETWYFQVLVLIAGLLENPELALDALSVCMSINGLLFMIAIGFNAAASVRVSNELGAGHPESAFFSVVVVTAVCLVLAVVEGVVVLSLRHVVSYMFTSGETVADAVADLCPFLAVTLVLNGIQPVLSGVAVGCGWQAFVAYVNVGCYYLVGIPIGCLLGFKFKLGVKGIWSGMIGGTALQTFILLWVTFRADWNKEVEKARERLDKWEEITEPLLKDLSST, encoded by the exons ATGGAGCACGGTACTAAGGATGAGCTCCATCAACCAACTCTGACCTCCATCCACCCGCCATATTCTCCCGTCTCCCACTCCGGCTCCGATTTGGAAAAGTTGCTGTTGGACACCGATTCCCCACTCTTAGAACGATATCGTAAGGCTACATGGATCGAACTAAAGCTCCTGTTCAAACTATCTGCACCCGCCGTCATGATGTACTTAGTCAACAACGCTATGTCCGTGTCTACTCGAATCTTCTCCGGCCAACTCGGAAACTTGCAGTTCGCCGCCGCCTGCCTCGGCAACCAAGGAATTCAGTTATTCGCCTACGGCCTCCTG TTAGGAATGGGAAGCGCTGTGGAAACGCTCTGTGGTCAAGCCTTCGGCGCACGTCGGTACGAAATGTTAGGAGTGTACCTTCAACGCGCCACCGTTGTGTTGATGCTATTCAGCCTCCCAATCACTCTAGTTTACGTGTTTTCAAGGCAGCTCCTGCTCCTTATAGGCGAATCTGAACGTGTGTCCATGCTAGCGTCGTTGTTCGTGTACGGCCTGATCCCGCAGATATTCGCGTACGCGGTAAATTTTCCTATACAGAAGTTCCTGCAAGCGCAGAGCATCGTCGGGCCAAGCGCGTTGATTTCCCTGTCCACACTTTGCTTTCATCTGTTGTTGAGTTGGATTGCTGCGTACAAGATTGGCATGGGATTGCTCGGAGCATCTTTGGTCCTAAGCCTGTCGTGGTGGATAATTGTGTTCGCTCAGTTTGTCTACATAGTGAACAGCAAGAGATGTGAGGCAACATGGAGTGGTTTCAAGTGGGAGGCGTTCACTGGATTGTGGGAATTCGTTAAACTGTCCATGGCTTCTGCGGTGATGCTGTGCTTGGAAACTTGGTACTTCCAGGTTCTGGTATTGATTGCTGGATTGCTCGAGAACCCTGAGCTTGCCTTGGATGCACTTTCTGTATG CATGTCAATAAACGGGCTGCTGTTTATGATTGCCATAGGATTCAACGCCGCCGCTAG CGTGCGAGTAAGCAATGAGTTGGGAGCAGGGCACCCAGAGTCAGCATTTTTCTCCGTGGTGGTGGTGACTGCAGTCTGTTTAGTCCTTGCGGTGGTGGAAGGAGTGGTCGTGTTGTCCCTACGCCATGTCGTTAGCTACATGTTCACTAGCGGCGAAACGGTGGCGGACGCGGTGGCGGACCTTTGTCCATTCTTAGCCGTCACACTCGTTCTAAATGGCATACAACCCGTCTTATCTG GTGTGGCCGTGGGGTGCGGATGGCAAGCGTTTGTGGCGTACGTAAATGTCGGGTGTTACTACTTGGTTGGAATCCCAATTGGATGTCTTCTCGGCTTTAAATTCAAACTCGGTGTCAAG GGTATTTGGTCGGGGATGATCGGAGGAACGGCATTGCAAACTTTCATCTTGCTCTGGGTAACATTTCGTGCCGACTGGAACAAAGAG GTGGAGAAAGCGAGGGAGAGGTTGGACAAGTGGGAAGAGATAACCGAGCCACTTCTCAAGGACTTGAGTTCGACTTGA
- the LOC142527893 gene encoding tobamovirus multiplication protein 1-like gives MRMPMSFPAIDTGVGELSAGWWNEINESVEWQDGIFFALCAAYALVSLVALIQLIRIELRVPEYGWTTQKVFHLMNFIVNGVRAVMFGFHQKVFLLHPKALTLVLLDLPGLLFFSTYTLLALFWAEIYHQARSLPTDKLRITYISINSAIYFIQVCIWVYLWIDDNAIVEFIGKIFIAVVSFIAALGFLIYGGKLFFMLRRFPIESKGRRKKLHEVGSVTAICFTCFLIRCFVVMLSAFDSNASLDVLDHPMLNLIYYTLVEILPSALVLYILRKLPPKRISAQYHPIR, from the exons ATGAGAATGCCAATGAGCTTTCCGGCCATTGATACCGGAGTCGGAGAATTGTCTGCCGGTTGGTGGAATGAGATCAATGAATCCGTTGAGTGGCAAGACGGAATATTCTTTGCTCTCTGCGCTGCTTACGCTCTTGTTTCGTTAGTTGCTCTC ATTCAATTGATAAGAATTGAGCTCAGGGTGCCCGAGTATGGTTGGACAACTCAGAAGGTTTTCCACTTGATGAACTTCATTGTGAATGGAG TGCGTGCTGTTATGTTTGGATTTCACCAGAAAGTATTTCTTTTGCATCCTAAG GCACTAACTTTGGTGCTGTTGGATCTTCCTGGCTTGCTGTTCTTTTCTACATATACCCTTCTTGCTCTTTTTTGGGCCGAGATATATCACCAG GCTAGAAGTTTGCCAACAGATAAACTGAGAATTACCTACATTTCTATCAATAGTGCCATTTACTTCATACAG GTTTGCATCTGGGTATACCTCTGGATAGATGATAATGCCATTGTGGAATTCATTGGAAAGATATTTATTGCAG TGGTTTCATTTATAGCAGCTTTGGGATTTCTGATATATGGAGGGAA GCTATTTTTCATGCTGAGACGTTTCCCCATAGAATCTAAAGGAAGAAGAAAGAAACTGCACGAG GTCGGATCTGTGACAGCTATATGCTTCACTTGTTTTCTTATAAGATGCTTCGTG GTTATGCTATCAGCGTTTGATTCAAATGCATCACTTGATGTACTGGACCATCCTATGCTAAATTTAATCTACTATACG CTTGTCGAGATCCTACCTTCGGCTCTTGTTTTGTACATTTTGCGTAAGCTGCCTCCCAAAAGAATATCGGCTCAATACCACCCCATCCGCTAG
- the LOC142527891 gene encoding homeobox-leucine zipper protein PROTODERMAL FACTOR 2-like isoform X1: MIRRNSLICKIRDYYSFWADSITIIFKMFQPNMFDSHLHLLDMGHKPPENETDLIKDDEYESKSGTEIMEAPSGDDLDPNQRPKKKQYHRHTQLQIQEMESFFKECPHPDDKQRKELGRRLNLEPLQVKFWFQNKRTQMKAQHERHENTQLRTENEKLRADNIRYKEAIGNATCPNCGGPAAIGEMSFDEQHLRIENSRLREEIDRISSIAAKYVGKPMLSYPRLSPGASRSLDLGMGNFGPQAGDAGGIYGAADLLRTVSFPTDADKPMIIELAVAAMEELIRMAQAGEPLWIPSTDNSAETLNEDEYMRTFPRGIDPKPLCLKSEASRESTVVIMNHATLVETLMDSNHWASLFSSIVSRAMTLEVLSSGVAGNYNGALQVMTAEFQVPSPLVPTRENYFARYCKHHADGTWAVVDVSLDNLQPASLPRCRRRPSGCIIQELPNGYSKVTWIEHVEVDDRAVHNIYKPLVNSGLAFGARRWVATLDRQCERLESVMTNNISAGDGGVISSPEGRKSMLKLAERMVMSFCTGVGASTAHTWTTLSGSGADDVRVMTRKSMDDPGRPPGIVLSAATSFWLPVPPKRVFDFLRDENSRSKWDILSNGDLVQEMAHIANGRHPGNSVSLLRVNSATSSQSNMLILQESCTDSTGSYVIYAPVDIVAMDVVLSGGDPDYVALLPSGFAILPDGTNNSTREIPEVGSGGSLLTVAFQILVDSVPTAKLSLGSVATVNNLIKCTVERIKGAVLCDTG, translated from the exons ATGATTCGAAGGAATAGTTTAATTTGTAAG ATTAGAGACTACTATAGCTTTTGGGCAGACTCCATTACCATTATATTTAAGATGTTTCAGCCAAACATGTTTGATAGCCACCTTCACTTGCTGGATATGGGACATAAACCTCCGGAAAACGAAACGGATCTTATAAAGGATGATGAATATGAAAGCAAATCGGGGACGGAAATAATGGAAGCCCCCTCTGGCGATGACCTAGATCCAAatcaacgtcccaagaagaaacAATATCATCGCCACACGCAACTTCAAATCCAGGAGATGGAATC ATTTTTTAAGGAATGCCCGCACCCTGATGATAAACAGAGGAAGGAGCTTGGCCGTCGATTGAATTTGGAGCCATTGCAAGTTAAATTTTGGTTTCAGAACAAGCGTACACAAATGAAG GCTCAACACGAACGCCATGAAAATACGCAGCTAAGAACTGAAAATGAGAAGCTTCGTGCTGACAATATACGGTATAAGGAGGCTATCGGCAATGCTACTTGTCCAAATTGTGGAGGACCAGCCGCCATAGGCGAGATGTCGTTCGATGAGCAGCATCTGAGGATCGAAAATTCTCGATTAAGAGAAGAG ATCGATAGAATATCCAGCATTGCTGCAAAGTACGTCGGAAAACCAATGCTCTCGTATCCACGTCTTTCTCCGGGAGCATCTCGTTCACTTGATCTAGGAATGGGGAATTTCGGGCCTCAGGCAGGCGATGCTGGGGGGATTTATGGAGCTGCTGATCTTCTTAGGACAGTATCTTTCCCTACGGATGCCGACAAGCCAATGATCATCGAGCTTGCTGTTGCAGCAATGGAAGAATTGATAAGAATGGCACAAGCAGGAGAGCCCTTATGGATTCCCAGCACTGATAATTCTGCAGAGACGTTGAATGAAGACGAGTATATGCGGACATTCCCACGAGGGATTGATCCGAAGCCTTTGTGCTTGAAATCCGAAGCTTCTCGTGAGTCAACTGTTGTGATTATGAATCATGCCACTCTGGTGGAGACTCTAATGGATTCG AACCACTGGGCTAGTCTGTTTTCAAGCATCGTATCTAGAGCGATGACTTTGGAAGTCTTATCTTCTGGTGTGGCTGGAAACTATAATGGAGCGTTGCAAGTG ATGACTGCCGAGTTCCAAGTTCCCTCTCCCTTAGTCCCAACTCGCGAAAACTACTTTGCAAGATATTGCAAACACCATGCTGACGGGACTTGGGCTGTTGTTGATGTTTCTTTGGACAATTTACAACCTGCTTCCTTACCAAGATGCAGAAGAAGGCCATCTGGTTGTATAATTCAAGAATTACCAAATGGTTACTCAAAG GTTACGTGGATTGAACATGTCGAAGTGGATGATAGAGCGGTTCACAACATCTACAAACCATTAGTCAATTCTGGGCTTGCATTTGGTGCCCGACGTTGGGTTGCAACGCTTGACCGACAGTGTGAACGACTGGAAAGTGTTATGACTAATAACATTTCAGCAGGAGATGGTGGTG TGATTTCTTCCCCGGAAGGTAGAAAGAGCATGTTGAAGCTGGCCGAGAGAATGGTGATGAGCTTCTGCACAGGCGTTGGTGCTTCAACTGCACACACGTGGACAACTTTGTCTGGAAGTGGCGCTGATGATGTTCGAGTAATGACTAGGAAAAGCATGGATGATCCAGGGAGGCCTCCGGGTATTGTGCTTAGTGCTGCCACTTCATTTTGGCTCCCAGTTCCACCAAAAAGAGTGTTCGATTTCCTACGGGACGAGAATTCGAGAAGTAAG TGGGATATTCTCTCAAACGGCGACCTTGTTCAAGAAATGGCGCATATAGCAAATGGCCGTCATCCAGGAAACTCCGTCTCTTTACTACGTGTCAAT AGTGCAACTTCAAGCCAAAGCAATATGCTCATACTACAAGAGAGCTGCACTGATTCAACAGGATCTTATGTAATCTATGCTCCAGTTGATATTGTGGCTATGGATGTTGTCTTAAGTGGGGGCGATCCAGACTATGTAGCTCTTCTACCATCTGGTTTCGCTATACTTCCTGATGGAACAAATAATTCGACGAGAGAAATTCCCGAGGTTGGGTCCGGCGGATCTTTACTGACTGTGGCCTTCCAGATATTAGTCGATTCTGTTCCAACGGCAAAACTTTCATTAGGCTCGGTAGCTACGGTTAATAACCTTATAAAGTGCACTGTTGAAAGGATCAAAGGCGCTGTACTATGTGACACCGGATGA
- the LOC142527891 gene encoding homeobox-leucine zipper protein PROTODERMAL FACTOR 2-like isoform X2, protein MFQPNMFDSHLHLLDMGHKPPENETDLIKDDEYESKSGTEIMEAPSGDDLDPNQRPKKKQYHRHTQLQIQEMESFFKECPHPDDKQRKELGRRLNLEPLQVKFWFQNKRTQMKAQHERHENTQLRTENEKLRADNIRYKEAIGNATCPNCGGPAAIGEMSFDEQHLRIENSRLREEIDRISSIAAKYVGKPMLSYPRLSPGASRSLDLGMGNFGPQAGDAGGIYGAADLLRTVSFPTDADKPMIIELAVAAMEELIRMAQAGEPLWIPSTDNSAETLNEDEYMRTFPRGIDPKPLCLKSEASRESTVVIMNHATLVETLMDSNHWASLFSSIVSRAMTLEVLSSGVAGNYNGALQVMTAEFQVPSPLVPTRENYFARYCKHHADGTWAVVDVSLDNLQPASLPRCRRRPSGCIIQELPNGYSKVTWIEHVEVDDRAVHNIYKPLVNSGLAFGARRWVATLDRQCERLESVMTNNISAGDGGVISSPEGRKSMLKLAERMVMSFCTGVGASTAHTWTTLSGSGADDVRVMTRKSMDDPGRPPGIVLSAATSFWLPVPPKRVFDFLRDENSRSKWDILSNGDLVQEMAHIANGRHPGNSVSLLRVNSATSSQSNMLILQESCTDSTGSYVIYAPVDIVAMDVVLSGGDPDYVALLPSGFAILPDGTNNSTREIPEVGSGGSLLTVAFQILVDSVPTAKLSLGSVATVNNLIKCTVERIKGAVLCDTG, encoded by the exons ATGTTTCAGCCAAACATGTTTGATAGCCACCTTCACTTGCTGGATATGGGACATAAACCTCCGGAAAACGAAACGGATCTTATAAAGGATGATGAATATGAAAGCAAATCGGGGACGGAAATAATGGAAGCCCCCTCTGGCGATGACCTAGATCCAAatcaacgtcccaagaagaaacAATATCATCGCCACACGCAACTTCAAATCCAGGAGATGGAATC ATTTTTTAAGGAATGCCCGCACCCTGATGATAAACAGAGGAAGGAGCTTGGCCGTCGATTGAATTTGGAGCCATTGCAAGTTAAATTTTGGTTTCAGAACAAGCGTACACAAATGAAG GCTCAACACGAACGCCATGAAAATACGCAGCTAAGAACTGAAAATGAGAAGCTTCGTGCTGACAATATACGGTATAAGGAGGCTATCGGCAATGCTACTTGTCCAAATTGTGGAGGACCAGCCGCCATAGGCGAGATGTCGTTCGATGAGCAGCATCTGAGGATCGAAAATTCTCGATTAAGAGAAGAG ATCGATAGAATATCCAGCATTGCTGCAAAGTACGTCGGAAAACCAATGCTCTCGTATCCACGTCTTTCTCCGGGAGCATCTCGTTCACTTGATCTAGGAATGGGGAATTTCGGGCCTCAGGCAGGCGATGCTGGGGGGATTTATGGAGCTGCTGATCTTCTTAGGACAGTATCTTTCCCTACGGATGCCGACAAGCCAATGATCATCGAGCTTGCTGTTGCAGCAATGGAAGAATTGATAAGAATGGCACAAGCAGGAGAGCCCTTATGGATTCCCAGCACTGATAATTCTGCAGAGACGTTGAATGAAGACGAGTATATGCGGACATTCCCACGAGGGATTGATCCGAAGCCTTTGTGCTTGAAATCCGAAGCTTCTCGTGAGTCAACTGTTGTGATTATGAATCATGCCACTCTGGTGGAGACTCTAATGGATTCG AACCACTGGGCTAGTCTGTTTTCAAGCATCGTATCTAGAGCGATGACTTTGGAAGTCTTATCTTCTGGTGTGGCTGGAAACTATAATGGAGCGTTGCAAGTG ATGACTGCCGAGTTCCAAGTTCCCTCTCCCTTAGTCCCAACTCGCGAAAACTACTTTGCAAGATATTGCAAACACCATGCTGACGGGACTTGGGCTGTTGTTGATGTTTCTTTGGACAATTTACAACCTGCTTCCTTACCAAGATGCAGAAGAAGGCCATCTGGTTGTATAATTCAAGAATTACCAAATGGTTACTCAAAG GTTACGTGGATTGAACATGTCGAAGTGGATGATAGAGCGGTTCACAACATCTACAAACCATTAGTCAATTCTGGGCTTGCATTTGGTGCCCGACGTTGGGTTGCAACGCTTGACCGACAGTGTGAACGACTGGAAAGTGTTATGACTAATAACATTTCAGCAGGAGATGGTGGTG TGATTTCTTCCCCGGAAGGTAGAAAGAGCATGTTGAAGCTGGCCGAGAGAATGGTGATGAGCTTCTGCACAGGCGTTGGTGCTTCAACTGCACACACGTGGACAACTTTGTCTGGAAGTGGCGCTGATGATGTTCGAGTAATGACTAGGAAAAGCATGGATGATCCAGGGAGGCCTCCGGGTATTGTGCTTAGTGCTGCCACTTCATTTTGGCTCCCAGTTCCACCAAAAAGAGTGTTCGATTTCCTACGGGACGAGAATTCGAGAAGTAAG TGGGATATTCTCTCAAACGGCGACCTTGTTCAAGAAATGGCGCATATAGCAAATGGCCGTCATCCAGGAAACTCCGTCTCTTTACTACGTGTCAAT AGTGCAACTTCAAGCCAAAGCAATATGCTCATACTACAAGAGAGCTGCACTGATTCAACAGGATCTTATGTAATCTATGCTCCAGTTGATATTGTGGCTATGGATGTTGTCTTAAGTGGGGGCGATCCAGACTATGTAGCTCTTCTACCATCTGGTTTCGCTATACTTCCTGATGGAACAAATAATTCGACGAGAGAAATTCCCGAGGTTGGGTCCGGCGGATCTTTACTGACTGTGGCCTTCCAGATATTAGTCGATTCTGTTCCAACGGCAAAACTTTCATTAGGCTCGGTAGCTACGGTTAATAACCTTATAAAGTGCACTGTTGAAAGGATCAAAGGCGCTGTACTATGTGACACCGGATGA
- the LOC142526159 gene encoding COBRA-like protein 10, which produces MVLRLLLFYGFLNFFLVYAVRAQDYDDDNKPPPEQSNCNGIFLTYTFVSRTREYPYIKNASAQPWAFKSMATILNAGMDDLKGWKIFIGFQNREILVSASNAILEDGDGFPAPVGNGTTLAGYPQTNLKNSIETAGDLSQIQTQIELTGTQFGIRPPGYPMPRIIKLVNDGYKCPAPKSRSTTMLVCCVRDPKFKIKNTATKYLPRQKGDLSMSYDVLQAYGNNYLAQVTIDNRNPLGRLDHWNLTWEWMRGEFIYSMRGAYTRKKDNLDCIYGAAGQYYQDLDFSKVMCCEKRPIIGDLPQDRENDKDVGNLPNCCRNGSLLPTIMNQTKSVSVFQLQVYKLPPDLNLTALYPPEKWKIQGVLNPQYKCGQAIRVDATEFPDPGGLQATTAAIASWQIVCNITRPKTRQARCCVSYSAYYNDSVIPCNTCACGCEDTVKCDSSSQALLLPPESLLVPFANRTEKAVGWATIKHNRVPRPLPCPDNCGVSINWHVSTNYRKGWSVRITLFNWMEMNFEDWFVAVQLKKSGPGFQKAYSFNGTLLEDLNNTIFLTGLPGSNYLIGETNGSDPLKDPRISGKQQSVLTFTKNQIRDIEIVDGDGFPSKLFFNGEECALPTQFPSADARLYPLNFKLLASLACMIFLLDNVSS; this is translated from the exons atgGTCTTGAGATTGCTACTCTTTTACggtttcttgaatttctttctaGTATATGCTGTCAGAGCTCAAGATTACGATGATGACAATAAACCGCCTCCAGAACAAAGTAACTGCAACGGGATCTTTCTCACGTACACTTTCGTTTCTAGAACAAGGGAGTATCCCTACATAAAGAATGCGAGTGCGCAACCCTGGGCCTTCAAGTCCATGGCAACAATACTGAATGCGGGCATGGACGATCTCAAAGGCTGGAAAATATTCATTGGGTTTCAGAATCGAGAGATTTTAGTGTCTGCTAGCAACGCAATTCTTGAAGATGGAGATGGATTCCCTGCTCCTGTGGGGAATGGAACTACACTTGCTGGTTATCCGCAGacaaatttgaaaaattcaatCGAAACAGCAGGAGATTTGAGCCAAATTCAGACTCAGATTGAATTAACCGGAACTCAATTTGGGATTAGGCCACCGGGATATCCAATGCCACGTATTATCAAGCTTGTAAATGATGGTTACAAATGTCCTGCACCGAAATCTCGTT CAACAACTATGCTAGTTTGTTGTGTGAGGGATCCAAAGTTCAAGATCAAGAACACAGCAACCAAGTACTTACCACGTCAAAAAGGCGATCTCTCGATGTCTTATGATGTATTGCAAGCTTACGGTAATAATTATCTTGCTCAGGTGACAATCGACAACCGAAATCCTTTGGGGCGGCTAGATCACTGGAACTTAACATGGGAGTGGATGAGAGGGGAGTTCATATACTCGATGAGAGGGGCATATACCCGTAAGAAGGACAATCTGGATTGCATCTATGGTGCTGCAGGACAGTATTATCAAGATTTAGATTTTTCTAAAGTTATGTGTTGTGAGAAGAGGCCCATCATCGGTGATCTTCCCCAAGACAGGGAAAATGACAAAGATGTTGGCAATTTACCAAATTGCTGTAGAAATGGTAGCTTGTTGCCGACAATAATGAATCAAACCAAGTCAGTGTCAGTTTTCCAGCTTCAGGTGTATAAACTTCCGCCTGATTTAAACCTAACGGCTCTGTATCCTCCCGAAAAATGGAAAATCCAGGGCGTGCTTAATCCACAGTACAAGTGTGGGCAGGCAATAAGAGTTGATGCCACCGAGTTCCCTGATCCAGGCGGGCTCCAGGCCACAACAGCTGCAATAGCAAGCTGGCAAATTGTATGTAACATAACCCGGCCCAAAACCAGACAGGCACGGTGTTGTGTTTCTTACTCAGCTTATTACAATGATTCTGTAATTCCGTGCAACACATGCGCCTGCGGTTGTGAAGATACAGTAAAATGTGATTCAAGTTCCCAAGCGCTGCTTCTTCCTCCGGAATCACTTCTTGTTCCTTTCGCAAACAGAACAGAAAAAGCGGTAGGATGGGCAACAATCAAGCATAATCGTGTTCCTAGGCCGTTGCCTTGCCCTGACAACTGCGGGGTTAGCATAAACTGGCATGTTTCCACCAACTACAGGAAGGGATGGTCGGTCCGAATCACATTATTCAATTGGATGGAAATGAATTTCGAGGACTGGTTTGTGGCGGTTCAGTTGAAGAAATCAGGCCCTGGTTTTCAAAAGGCTTATTCTTTTAACGGAACATTGCTTGAAGATTTGAACAACACTATTTTCCTGACAGGCCTGCCCGGCTCAAACTATCTGATCGGGGAGACAAATGGGTCAGATCCTCTGAAGGATCCGAGGATATCTGGTAAGCAGCAATCAGTACTGACATTTACGAAGAACCAAATACGTGACATCGAGATTGTAGATGGTGATGGATTTCCTTCCAAGTTGTTCTTCAATGGTGAGGAATGTGCGCTTCCCACGCAATTTCCAAGCGCAGATGCTAGGTTATATCCTCTAAATTTTAAGCTTCTTGCATCTCttgcttgcatgatatttttGTTAGATAATGTGTCCAGCTAG